One Microbacterium sp. No. 7 genomic window carries:
- a CDS encoding amidohydrolase family protein, whose amino-acid sequence MSGIRLVGARAVVRPGGLEDGADLVLRDGVIAEAARGDERVLDVSGCVVTAGLVNAHHHLLQSAFRTLPGTRSVPMSQWLPTMAAAYSRVGVDAELAGTAASVGLAESLLSGVTTVADHHLTWPSGDGVDIVRAVVDAAAGLGARLVFVRGSARDDPQEAAASADAIARAFVPRGGVTHGGMLQIAVGPAGVHSDAPETFALMAEVAERHGLRRRTQSNEQVDVAIAAEKYGRRPLDLLDEWGWLAPDVTLAHLCELVPGEIERIARAGVTATHAPGCDVPMGWGIAPVAELRDAGIAVGLGTSGGGSNDAGHLLADARLAMQVSGLRGPALAARTVLEMATAGSARGLGRPELGTLAVGAAADVCVWDVSGVADAGVTDPVAGLLWASPGRRPRHVFVAGEPVVIGGRLAAADEHGLADALTALLAARTAE is encoded by the coding sequence ATGAGCGGGATCAGGCTGGTGGGCGCGCGGGCGGTCGTGCGGCCCGGGGGGCTCGAGGACGGTGCCGATCTGGTGCTGCGCGACGGGGTGATCGCGGAGGCCGCGCGCGGCGACGAGCGGGTGCTCGACGTCTCGGGCTGCGTCGTGACCGCGGGGCTCGTCAACGCCCACCATCACCTGCTGCAGTCCGCGTTCCGCACGCTGCCGGGCACGCGCAGCGTGCCGATGTCGCAGTGGCTGCCGACGATGGCGGCGGCCTACTCCCGGGTCGGCGTGGATGCCGAGCTGGCGGGCACCGCGGCATCCGTCGGGCTCGCGGAATCGCTGCTGAGCGGCGTCACGACCGTCGCCGACCACCATCTCACGTGGCCGTCCGGCGACGGCGTCGACATCGTGCGCGCCGTCGTCGACGCCGCGGCCGGGCTCGGCGCACGGCTCGTGTTCGTGCGCGGCTCGGCGCGCGACGACCCGCAGGAGGCCGCGGCGAGCGCCGACGCGATCGCGCGGGCCTTCGTGCCGCGCGGCGGGGTCACGCACGGCGGCATGCTGCAGATCGCGGTCGGTCCCGCGGGCGTGCACTCCGATGCGCCGGAGACGTTCGCGCTGATGGCGGAGGTCGCGGAGCGGCACGGCCTGCGCCGCCGCACGCAGTCGAACGAGCAGGTCGACGTCGCGATCGCGGCGGAGAAGTACGGGCGCCGTCCGCTCGACCTGCTCGACGAGTGGGGATGGCTCGCACCCGACGTCACGCTCGCGCACCTGTGCGAGCTCGTGCCGGGCGAGATCGAGCGGATCGCTCGGGCCGGCGTCACCGCGACCCACGCCCCCGGGTGCGACGTGCCGATGGGCTGGGGCATCGCCCCCGTCGCCGAGCTGCGGGATGCCGGGATCGCCGTCGGCCTCGGCACGAGCGGCGGCGGCTCGAACGACGCGGGGCATCTGCTCGCCGATGCGCGGCTCGCGATGCAGGTGTCGGGCCTGCGCGGGCCGGCGCTCGCCGCCCGCACGGTGCTGGAGATGGCGACCGCGGGATCGGCGCGCGGCCTCGGCCGCCCCGAGCTGGGCACGCTCGCGGTCGGCGCCGCGGCCGACGTGTGCGTGTGGGACGTGTCGGGCGTCGCCGACGCCGGCGTCACCGATCCCGTCGCGGGTCTGCTGTGGGCCTCGCCCGGGCGCCGCCCGCGTCACGTCTTCGTCGCGGGCGAGCCGGTCGTGATCGGCGGCCGCCTCGCCGCCGCCGACGAGCACGGCCTCGCCGACGCCCTCACCGCCCTGCTCGCCGCCCGCACGGCGGAGTGA
- a CDS encoding methylenetetrahydrofolate reductase C-terminal domain-containing protein, whose translation MSDVAVRESVWAAATAQCPKHMEYGPCGGVGFDGSCEVDAALPCAFAASAPREWRGGEASAARESAGAVAMRALLATRAVVVADFPARALDARSIAECAEALRGSVDAVLAGDHGSARVQFSPTYRAHLIAREGIAPMIGLNCRDRNRVALEGELAGLADVGVAAVHCITGDHTQTGSRPDAQPVFDLDSTELAALARATGHLVTVAEAPTTPPVAHRPARLVQKERAGAELCFVNHCGGAEPVRRFIAAARALGSRAGFVPCLPIVLDEGSAALLRSFTTLALPPGYVDGILSQRDVRSAGIAAAVALGRELLAVDGVVGVDLSGGAAPGEECAYAGAVAEIGRELGGAR comes from the coding sequence ATGAGCGACGTGGCGGTGCGGGAGTCCGTGTGGGCGGCGGCGACGGCGCAGTGCCCCAAGCACATGGAGTACGGGCCGTGCGGCGGCGTCGGCTTCGACGGGTCGTGCGAGGTGGATGCCGCACTGCCGTGCGCGTTCGCGGCATCCGCCCCCCGGGAATGGCGCGGAGGAGAGGCATCGGCCGCGCGCGAGAGCGCTGGTGCCGTCGCCATGCGCGCGCTGCTGGCGACGCGTGCCGTCGTCGTCGCCGACTTCCCCGCGCGGGCGCTCGACGCGCGCTCGATCGCGGAGTGCGCCGAGGCGCTGCGCGGCAGCGTGGATGCCGTGCTCGCCGGCGACCACGGCTCGGCGCGCGTGCAGTTCTCGCCGACGTACCGTGCGCACCTGATCGCGCGTGAGGGGATCGCGCCGATGATCGGGCTGAACTGCCGCGACCGCAACCGCGTCGCGCTGGAGGGCGAGCTGGCGGGACTCGCCGACGTCGGGGTCGCGGCCGTGCACTGCATCACGGGAGATCACACGCAGACCGGTTCGCGACCCGACGCCCAGCCCGTGTTCGACCTCGACAGCACGGAGCTGGCCGCGCTCGCGCGCGCCACAGGGCATCTCGTCACGGTCGCCGAGGCGCCCACGACGCCGCCCGTCGCGCACCGTCCCGCACGGCTCGTGCAGAAGGAGCGCGCGGGCGCCGAGCTGTGCTTCGTGAACCACTGCGGCGGGGCGGAGCCCGTGCGCAGGTTCATCGCGGCGGCGCGGGCGCTCGGGTCGCGGGCGGGGTTCGTCCCGTGCCTGCCGATCGTGCTCGACGAGGGGAGTGCGGCGCTGCTGCGCTCGTTCACGACGCTGGCGCTGCCGCCGGGATACGTCGACGGCATCCTCTCGCAGCGCGACGTGCGGTCGGCCGGCATCGCCGCGGCCGTCGCGCTGGGACGTGAGCTGCTCGCGGTCGACGGCGTCGTGGGCGTCGACCTCTCGGGCGGCGCCGCCCCCGGCGAGGAGTGCGCCTACGCCGGCGCCGTCGCCGAGATCGGCCGCGAGCTCGGCGGTGCCCGGTGA
- a CDS encoding pyridoxamine 5'-phosphate oxidase family protein, with the protein MELIAGAPADPFVLAREWIPASAHPGPLMTLATIDEGGLPDARSVLLSELDATGFHFHTDVASRKVAQLRAGAGVALCIPLVDDARQLTVQGWAREADAEELARAYAARSPYLQELAWLNTHEFAALPQAERIVRWSSFAAARADGFAQAPSWTGFVVEPVRMTFWFGSTQTASRRLEYRRVGDGWDRHVRAG; encoded by the coding sequence ATGGAGTTGATCGCGGGGGCACCGGCCGATCCGTTCGTGCTGGCGCGGGAGTGGATTCCGGCATCCGCGCATCCGGGGCCGCTGATGACGCTCGCGACGATCGACGAGGGCGGGCTGCCCGACGCGCGGTCGGTGCTGCTGAGCGAGCTGGATGCCACGGGCTTCCACTTCCACACCGACGTCGCGTCGCGCAAGGTCGCGCAGCTGCGCGCGGGCGCGGGCGTCGCGCTGTGCATCCCGCTCGTCGACGACGCGCGGCAGCTCACGGTGCAGGGCTGGGCGCGCGAGGCCGACGCCGAGGAGCTGGCGCGCGCGTACGCGGCGCGGTCGCCCTACCTGCAGGAGCTCGCGTGGCTCAACACGCACGAGTTCGCCGCGCTGCCGCAGGCCGAGCGCATCGTGCGCTGGTCGTCGTTCGCGGCGGCGCGGGCCGACGGCTTCGCGCAGGCGCCGAGCTGGACCGGGTTCGTCGTCGAACCGGTGCGCATGACGTTCTGGTTCGGCAGCACCCAGACCGCGAGCCGCCGCCTGGAGTACCGTCGCGTCGGCGATGGATGGGACCGCCATGTCCGCGCCGGCTGA
- a CDS encoding creatininase family protein yields MRRLDHLSGPEAGRVLDASSILVLPTGAIEHHGEHLPLATDAIMAERIAARIVDAAAADGHDVWLLPTLAYTKSDEHAWAPGTMTLSSATFLATLVDLGRSIARTPARTVLFYNGHGGNVAPLGVALRELRRRFGLRTFAEGIRVPVGDGAEGPDERGFGIHGGHGETSLMLHLAPELVSLSRGVRAVPDALAAFSRIGFAGAPVQFGWLSDDFGTGGVLGDPTAATAAEGERLAAELVEAGRASIAEIARWPIGPREGDDW; encoded by the coding sequence ATGAGGCGTCTCGACCACCTCAGCGGGCCCGAGGCCGGGCGGGTACTGGACGCCTCGTCGATCCTCGTGCTGCCGACCGGCGCGATCGAGCACCACGGCGAGCATCTGCCGCTCGCGACGGATGCGATCATGGCCGAGCGCATCGCGGCGCGCATCGTGGATGCCGCGGCCGCCGACGGGCACGACGTGTGGCTGCTGCCGACCCTCGCCTACACGAAGTCGGACGAGCACGCGTGGGCGCCCGGCACGATGACGCTGTCGAGCGCGACGTTCCTCGCGACGCTCGTCGATCTGGGGAGATCGATCGCGCGCACGCCCGCGCGCACCGTGCTCTTCTACAACGGGCACGGCGGCAACGTCGCGCCGCTCGGCGTCGCGCTGCGCGAGTTGCGCCGCCGGTTCGGTCTGCGCACGTTCGCCGAGGGGATCCGGGTGCCCGTCGGCGACGGCGCCGAAGGACCGGACGAACGCGGGTTCGGCATCCACGGCGGGCACGGCGAGACCTCGCTCATGCTGCACCTCGCCCCCGAGCTCGTGTCGCTGTCGCGCGGCGTGCGAGCCGTGCCCGACGCGCTCGCGGCGTTCTCGCGCATCGGCTTCGCGGGCGCGCCTGTGCAGTTCGGCTGGCTGTCCGACGACTTCGGCACCGGCGGTGTGCTCGGCGACCCGACGGCGGCGACGGCGGCGGAGGGTGAGCGGCTCGCCGCCGAGCTCGTCGAGGCCGGCCGCGCGTCGATCGCCGAGATCGCCCGCTGGCCGATCGGCCCGCGCGAGGGAGACGACTGGTGA
- a CDS encoding FAD-binding oxidoreductase yields the protein MSVTVVDPARIDAFTLELRELLPDAVSTDDGDLERASTDGSHLSPVIAAQLPLGRAQVVVTPASVDDIPAIVRAAVRHGVPITPRGKGTANYGQTLPMAGGAVLDLSRLRRVVEVGDGWLTAEAGAPMIAVEQAANRAGQQVLMYPSTAQSSIGGFVSGGSGGTGSIKHGMLHTGFVTALDVVHATEDAELVRVEGADTEKYLHKYGTVAIIARVTVRLEPLQDWRAFFASFDDYHDLLGVIRQIGRLEPTPRLVSGDGPVLAGALPADPAILPGKASLRAILDEASVAEATALVEAAGGTVVDVRTGAPACIKLSMTSYNHPIEWLQKAYPNTYFHVEVIGDGLVERIDELEAVYPGGMLHVEAQQGRPIGMLAGRYSSPEEVYAGFPRIEALGVGYHNPHQWFVDYEPEATRELAAQTDPTGILNPGKLDVAATVDTGSQL from the coding sequence ATGTCTGTCACCGTCGTCGACCCGGCGCGCATCGACGCGTTCACCCTCGAGCTGCGGGAGCTCCTTCCCGACGCGGTGAGCACCGACGACGGCGACCTCGAGCGCGCCTCGACCGACGGCTCGCACCTCTCGCCCGTGATCGCGGCGCAGCTGCCGCTCGGCCGGGCGCAGGTCGTCGTGACCCCGGCATCCGTCGACGACATCCCCGCGATCGTGCGCGCCGCGGTGCGCCACGGCGTGCCGATCACCCCGCGCGGCAAGGGCACCGCGAACTACGGCCAGACCCTGCCGATGGCGGGCGGCGCCGTGCTCGACCTGTCGCGGCTGCGCCGGGTCGTCGAGGTCGGCGACGGATGGCTCACCGCCGAGGCCGGGGCGCCCATGATCGCCGTGGAGCAGGCGGCGAACCGCGCGGGCCAGCAGGTGCTGATGTACCCGTCGACGGCCCAGTCGTCCATCGGCGGCTTCGTCTCGGGCGGGTCGGGCGGCACCGGCTCGATCAAGCACGGCATGCTGCACACGGGCTTCGTCACGGCGCTCGACGTCGTGCACGCGACGGAGGACGCCGAGCTCGTGCGCGTCGAGGGCGCGGACACCGAGAAGTACCTGCACAAGTACGGCACCGTCGCGATCATCGCGCGGGTGACCGTGCGGCTCGAGCCGCTGCAGGACTGGCGCGCGTTCTTCGCGAGCTTCGACGACTACCACGACCTGCTCGGCGTCATCCGGCAGATCGGCCGGCTCGAGCCGACGCCGCGCCTCGTCTCGGGCGACGGCCCCGTGCTCGCGGGCGCGCTGCCCGCCGACCCCGCCATCCTGCCCGGAAAGGCGAGCCTGCGGGCGATCCTCGACGAGGCGTCGGTGGCCGAGGCCACGGCGCTCGTCGAGGCCGCGGGCGGCACCGTCGTCGACGTGCGCACGGGGGCGCCGGCGTGCATCAAGCTGTCGATGACGAGCTACAACCACCCCATCGAATGGCTGCAGAAGGCCTATCCGAACACGTACTTCCACGTCGAGGTCATCGGCGACGGCCTCGTCGAGCGCATCGACGAGCTCGAGGCGGTCTACCCCGGCGGGATGCTGCACGTCGAGGCGCAGCAGGGCCGGCCGATCGGCATGCTCGCGGGCCGCTACTCGTCGCCCGAGGAGGTCTACGCCGGCTTCCCGCGCATCGAGGCGCTCGGCGTCGGCTACCACAACCCGCACCAGTGGTTCGTCGACTACGAGCCCGAGGCGACGCGCGAGCTCGCCGCGCAGACCGACCCCACCGGCATCCTGAACCCCGGAAAACTCGACGTCGCCGCCACGGTCGACACGGGCAGCCAGCTATGA
- a CDS encoding SDR family NAD(P)-dependent oxidoreductase: MTTAPPLIRTRRLHGVRAIVTGGARGIGEAIARRMTADGAIVAILDRLQAEGISVASELGGPYVRVDLADPDDTRAQIAAAASTLGGVDVLVNSAGVFRLVDLLDIEIDEWDRMMDINARAILVTMQAVAPAMIAQGRGRIINISSMAAKAGGAHEGHYAASKAAVVALTRAAALEWGGHGITVNAVCPGYVLTDMGEDSRTPEQIAEWSARSPLGRLATPQDVAAVVSHLASSDAAYVTGEALNVTGGMIMH; the protein is encoded by the coding sequence ATGACCACCGCCCCTCCCTTGATCCGCACCCGTCGCTTGCACGGCGTGCGTGCCATCGTCACGGGAGGGGCGCGGGGCATCGGCGAGGCGATCGCGCGGCGGATGACCGCCGACGGAGCGATCGTCGCGATCCTCGACCGGCTGCAGGCCGAGGGCATCAGCGTGGCCTCCGAGCTCGGCGGGCCGTACGTGCGCGTCGACCTCGCCGACCCCGACGACACCCGCGCGCAGATCGCCGCGGCGGCGTCGACGCTCGGCGGGGTCGACGTGCTCGTCAACTCGGCGGGGGTGTTCCGGCTCGTCGACCTGCTCGACATCGAGATCGACGAGTGGGACCGGATGATGGACATCAACGCCCGCGCGATCCTCGTCACGATGCAGGCCGTCGCCCCGGCGATGATCGCGCAGGGGCGGGGCCGCATCATCAACATCTCCAGCATGGCGGCCAAGGCCGGCGGCGCGCACGAGGGGCACTACGCGGCGTCGAAGGCGGCCGTCGTGGCGCTCACCCGCGCTGCGGCGCTGGAGTGGGGAGGGCACGGCATCACCGTGAACGCCGTGTGCCCCGGCTACGTGCTCACCGACATGGGCGAGGACTCCCGCACGCCCGAGCAGATCGCCGAGTGGTCGGCGCGGTCGCCGCTCGGCCGGCTCGCGACGCCGCAGGACGTCGCCGCGGTCGTCTCGCACCTCGCCTCGTCCGACGCCGCGTACGTCACCGGCGAGGCCCTCAACGTGACGGGCGGCATGATCATGCACTGA